A genomic segment from Spirochaetaceae bacterium encodes:
- the dctP gene encoding TRAP transporter substrate-binding protein DctP gives MSYNQAHPHRAGRWWRRVLPAMILVLCCTTGASALTIKLGSVAPANTPWDLALRGLAADWARISDGEIDVKIFPGGIAGNELDMIRKMRIGQLQAAAMTAISFNNIYPGVLAIAQPMLVRTDDEMRNILEEMTPFFNEQLEARGFVPLMWAPIGWVKFFAREPVRTADDLRRHKLWVGSASPAVLRAWQQAGFNPVALPVSEVTTALQSGMIDAVASSPSGAASFQWFGIVPHMTDLRFTPLFGAVMISKRAWQRIPADLRPRLMRAAEMAARRVSEGAYEMDDLAVHVMVAHGLQVHDASPALEREFQDIIARNFGDLIGDEIDPVAYELVLEKVAAYRARGGSN, from the coding sequence TTGAGCTATAACCAAGCACATCCGCACCGCGCCGGCCGCTGGTGGCGGCGCGTCCTGCCGGCCATGATTCTGGTGCTGTGCTGCACCACCGGCGCCTCCGCGCTCACCATCAAGCTCGGCAGCGTGGCGCCGGCCAATACGCCCTGGGACCTGGCGCTGCGCGGTCTGGCCGCCGACTGGGCGCGCATCTCCGACGGCGAGATCGACGTGAAGATCTTCCCCGGCGGCATCGCCGGCAACGAACTGGACATGATTCGCAAGATGCGCATCGGCCAGCTTCAGGCCGCCGCCATGACCGCGATCAGCTTCAACAACATCTATCCCGGCGTGCTGGCGATCGCCCAGCCGATGCTGGTGCGCACCGACGACGAGATGCGCAACATCCTGGAGGAGATGACGCCGTTCTTCAACGAGCAACTCGAAGCGCGCGGATTCGTCCCGCTGATGTGGGCGCCGATCGGCTGGGTGAAGTTCTTTGCGCGCGAGCCGGTGCGCACCGCCGACGACCTGCGCCGGCACAAGCTGTGGGTCGGGTCGGCCAGTCCGGCCGTGCTGCGCGCCTGGCAGCAGGCGGGGTTCAACCCGGTGGCGCTGCCGGTGTCGGAGGTCACCACGGCGCTGCAGAGCGGCATGATCGACGCGGTGGCCTCCAGCCCCTCGGGCGCGGCATCGTTCCAGTGGTTCGGGATCGTGCCGCACATGACCGACCTGCGCTTCACGCCGTTGTTCGGGGCGGTGATGATCAGCAAACGCGCGTGGCAGCGCATCCCCGCCGACCTGCGCCCGCGGCTGATGCGCGCGGCGGAGATGGCGGCCCGGCGGGTAAGCGAGGGCGCTTACGAGATGGACGACCTGGCGGTGCACGTGATGGTCGCGCACGGCCTGCAGGTGCACGACGCCAGCCCGGCCCTGGAGCGGGAATTCCAGGACATCATCGCGCGCAACTTCGGCGACCTGATCGGCGACGAGATCGATCCCGTGGCCTACGAACTGGTCCTTGAGAAGGTCGCCGCCTACCGCGCCCGCGGGGGCAGCAACTGA